A genomic stretch from Erigeron canadensis isolate Cc75 chromosome 9, C_canadensis_v1, whole genome shotgun sequence includes:
- the LOC122580985 gene encoding clustered mitochondria protein, which yields MAGKSSRGRNKKGSQNAATNAATNATQQVVASNGHPKENVNSVVEEQKVDANGVPPLPETVNAQPEVKEPENASSENQVKQGDIHLFPVPVKTQFGEKLELQLSPSDSVMDVRQFLLDAPETCFFTCYDLLLHTKDGATHHLEDYHEISEVADITSGDCSLEMIAALYDDRSIRAHVHRTRELLSLSTLHSSLSTSLALQHEMGQNAAANSGEPAKTEVLELENLGFMEDVSGSLTSLLSSPSKEIKCVESIVFSSFNPPPSYRRLVGDLIYLDVVTLEGSRYCITGTTTTFYVNSSSGNILDPKPTKAASEATTLIGLLQKISSKFKKAFREMLERKASAHPFENIQSLLPPNSWLGLSPVPEHRRDAARAENSLTLSFGSELIGMQRDWNEELQSCREFPHSSPQERILRDRALYKVSSDFVDAAISGAIGVISRCIPPINPTDPECFHMYVHNNIFFSFAVDADLEQLSRKQALDSNLSSTEKMLSKISSGALRVNGDKSGENHNVNAAVEEGSSAPTEAQLAESEQATYASSNNDLKGTKAYQEADVPGLYNLAMAIVDYRGHRVVAQSVLPGILQGDKSDSLLYGSVDNGKKICWNQDFHAKVLEASKRLRVKEHTVLDGSGNIFQIAAPVECKGIVGSDDRHYLLDLMRVTPRDANYTGTNSKFCILRPELITAFCQAEAAKSSKDKHETQETSASADSSTVDNVEQESLTETAKKAVTSDANQHDSGDAKTVVEESGSKTAEVAHKSEDIRFNPNVFTEFKLAGSPEEIAADEESVRKVSSYLKDTVLPKFIQDLCTLEVSPMDGQTLTEALHAHGVNVRYIGKVANGTKHLPHLWDLCSNEIIVRCAKHILKDILRDAADHDIGHAVAHFFNCLFGDCQAASGKGVGNNTQSKNQKKDIVGNQASGKSTKGHSRSKVVGITTKKQASCLNLSSESLWSDIFEFSKAKYQFELPEDARSLVKKISVIRNLCLKVGVTIAAKKYDLSAGTPFQTSDILNLQPVVKHSIPVCQEAKELVETGKVQLAEGMLNEAYTLFTEAFTILQQVTGPMHREVANCCRYLAMVLYHAGDMAAAIMQQHKELIINERCLGLDHPDTAHSYGNMALFYHGLNQSELALRHMSRALLLLSLSSGPDHPDVAATYINVAMMYQDIGNMNTALRYLQEALKKNERLLGEEHIQTAVCYHALAIAFNCVGAYKLSHQHEKKTYEILVKQLGEDDSRTRDSQNWMKTFKLREAQLAAQKQKGQAVTAQAALDILKAHPDLVQAFQAASVAGASGNGGNNSAVGGENRSGRGVDERSARAVTEARKKAAARGLVIRPHGVPVQAMPPLTQLLNIINSGMTPENTSSDNTNGATPVEPAKTEQQGQAPVGLGVGLAALDPKKQKQNQNTK from the exons ATGGCTGGGAAATCGAGTAGAGGGCGGAATAAGAAAGGGTCACAAAACGCTGCCACGAATGCGGCCACAAATGCGACTCAACAGGTAGTTGCGTCGAATGGTCATCCGAAAGAAAACGTTAACTCTGTTGTTGAAGAACAGAAGGTCGATGCTAATGGGGTTCCGCCTTTGCCTGAGACAGTAAATGCACAGCCGGAGGTCAAGGAGCCAGAAAATGCAAGTTCAGAGAACCAGGTTAAGCAAG GTGACATTCATCTTTTCCCTGTTCCTGTCAAAACACAATTTGGTGAAAAGCTTGAGTTGCAA TTAAGTCCAAGTGATTCTGTTATGGACGTTAGGCAATTTCTTCTTGATGCTCCTGAGACATGCTTCTTTACTTGCTATGACTTGTTATTGCACACCAAGGATGGGGCAACCCATCATTTAGAAGATTACCATGAAATTTCTGAGGTTGCTGACATCACTTCTGGAGACTGCTCTTTAGAGATGATTGCAG CTCTATATGACGATAGATCTATCCGGGCACATGTCCACCGTACCAGAGAATTGCTTTCATTATCAACATTGCACTCCTCATTATCAACTTCACTTGCATTGCAACATGAGATGGGGCAGAATGCAGCTGCAAATTCAGGAG AACCGGCAAAAACTGAGGTTTTGGAGCTTGAGAACTTGGGTTTTATGGAAGACGTCTCTGGTTCACTTACAAGTTTGCTGTCTTCTCCTTCTAAAGAGATTAAATGCGTAGAAAGTATTGTGTTTTCATCCTTCAACCCTCCCCCAAGCTACAGAAG GCTTGTTGGGGACTTAATATATCTGGATGTGGTCACATTGGAAGGCAGCAGATATTGTATAACTGGAACCACAACGACATTTTATGTTAATTCAAGCTCTGGAAATATTCTTGACCCAAAACCGACTAAAGCTGCATCTGAAGCAACTACCTTGATTGGACTTTTGCAGAAGATTAGCTCTAAGTTCAAGAAAG CTTTTCGCGAAATGTTGGAACGGAAGGCTTCTGCTCATCCCTTTGAAAACATCCAGTCATTGTTGCCTCCAAATTCATGGCTTGGATTGTCTCCTGTTCCTG AACATAGACGTGATGCAGCAAGAGCAGAAAATTCACTTACTCTCTCTTTTGGGAGTGAATTAATCGGTATGCAAAGAGACTGGAACGAGGAATTACAATCTTGTAGAGAGTTTCCTCATTCAAGCCCTCAAGAAAG GATTTTGAGAGATAGAGCTCTTTATAAGGTTTCATCTGATTTCGTTGATGCTGCAATAAGTGGTGCTATTGGAGTCATCAGCAGATGCATTCCACCAATTAATCCAACTGATCCAGAATGCTTTCACAT GTACGTTCACAACAACATATTCTTCAGCTTTGCTGTTGATGCGGATCTCGAGCAGTTATCTAGGAAGCAGGCATTAGATTCAAACTTGAGCTCTACTGAGAAGATGTTGAGCAAAATATCCAGTGGAGCGCTCAGGGTGAATGGGGACAAGTCCGGCGAGAATCACAATGTCAATGCTGCCGTGGAGGAGGGTTCTTCTGCACCTACTGAGGCACAGTTGGCCGAAAGTGAACAAGCCACATATGCATCTTCCAATAATGATCTAAAAGGCACCAAAGCATACCAAGAAGCTGATGTTCCTGGATTGTATAATCTTGCCATGGCCATTGTTGATTACAGAGGTCATAGAGTAGTAGCACAA AGTGTTCTACCGGGAATATTACAAGGTGACAAATCTGATTCCCTTCTGTATGGGTCTGTTGACAATGGCAAGAAGATTTGCTGGAATCAAGATTTCCATGCAAAG GTACTGGAAGCTTCAAAACGCCTGCGAGTAAAGGAACACACAGTTCTTGATGGATCAGGAAATATTTTCCAAATAGCTGCACCAGTTGAATGCAAGGGCATTGTTGGAAGTGATGATAG GCACTATCTATTGGACTTAATGAGAGTCACTCCACGTGATGCAAATTATACAGGAACAAATTCCAAGTTCTGTATCTTGAGACCAGAATTAATAACCGCCTTTTGCCAG GCTGAAGCAGCAAAGAGTTCAAAAGATAAGCACGAGACGCAGGAAACATCTGCATCTGCAGACTCTTCTACTGTTGACAATGTTGAGCAAGAAAGTCTAACCGAAACTGCCAAAAAAGCAGTAACCTCTGATGCTAATCAG CATGATTCGGGAGATGCTAAAACAGTAGTTGAAGAATCAGGATCTAAGACTGCTGAGGTGGCACATAAATCCGAGGATATAAGGTTTAATCCTAATGTCTTTACCGAGTTCAAGTTGGCTGGCAGTCCTGAG GAGATTGCTGCCGATGAAGAAAGTGTACGGAAGGTCAGTTCATATTTAAAGGATACCGTGCTTCCAAAATTCATACAAGATCTTTGCACACTTGAAGTTTCACCAATGGATGGCCAGACACTCACTGAAGCACTACATGCCCATGGAGTTAATGTTCGATATATTGGCAAA GTAGCTAATGGAACAAAGCACTTGCCTCATTTATGGGATCTTTGCTCGAATGAGATCATCGTTAGATGTGCAAAACATATCCTTAAG GACATCTTGAGAGATGCAGCAGATCATGACATTGGACATGCAGTTgcacatttttttaattgtttgtttgGAGATTGCCAGGCAGCATCTGGGAAAGGTGTTGGTAATAACACACAGTCAAAAAACCAGAAGAAG GACATTGTGGGCAATCAAGCTTCAGGAAAATCAACAAAGGGGCACTCAAGGTCGAAAGTTGTCGGCATTACTACTAAAAAACAAGCTTCCTGTCTGAATCTCAGCTCTGAAAGTTTGTGGTCTGACATCTTCGAATTTTCAAAAGCTAAATATCAG TTTGAATTGCCGGAGGACGCAAGGTCTCTTGTGAAGAAGATTTCAGTTATTCGCAATCTTTGTTTGAAG GTGGGGGTAACCATAGCTGCCAAAAAGTATGATCTTAGTGCGGGAACACCTTTCCAAACATCCGACATATTGAATCTTCAACCTGTAGTGAAGCATTCAATACCTGTATGTCAAGAAGCAAAGGAGTTGGTTGAAACAGGAAAAGTCCAGTTGGCTGAG GGAATGCTTAACGAAGCATACACTTTATTTACAGAAGCTTTTACCATACTTCAGCAG GTCACGGGTCCAATGCATCGTGAGGTTGCTAACTGTTGCCG TTACCTAGCGATGGTTCTTTATCATGCCGGAGACATGGCTGCGGCCATCATGCAGCAGCACAAGGAACTTATTATAAATGAACGGTGCCTTGGTCTTGACCACCCTGACACAGCTCACAG CTATGGGAACATGGCCCTGTTTTATCATGGACTTAACCAATCAGAACTTGCATTGCGACACATGTCCCGTGCACTGCTTCTATTAAGCCTGTCATCTGGCCCAGATCATCCTGATGTTGCTGCAACATATATTAATGTTGCTATGATGTATCAAGATATAGGAAATATGAATACGGCTCTTAGATATTTACAAGAAGCATTAAAAAAGAATGAGAGACTTTTGGGTGAAGAGCATATACAAACTGCTGTATGCTATCATGCACTTGCAATTGCATTCAACTGTGTTGGTGCCTACAAGCTCTCTCATCAG CATGAAAAGAAGACGTATGAAATACTTGTAAAGCAACTCGGAGAGGATGACTCGAGGACTCGTGACTCGCAGAACTGgatgaaaacttttaaattGCGGGAAGCGCAG TTGGCAGCACAAAAGCAGAAAGGACAAGCTGTTACTGCTCAAGCAGCattagatattttaaag GCTCATCCTGATTTGGTACAAGCATTCCAAGCAGCATCTGTTGCGGGTGCTTCAGGTAATGGCGGCAACAATAGTGCAGTTGGCGGTGAAAATCGGAGTGGTAGGGGTGTTGATGAAAGATCTGCCCGTGCTGTGACGGAAGCAAGGAAGAAAGCTGCCGCCAGGGGTCTAGTAATCCGGCCACATGGTGTCCCAGTCCAGGCTATGCCACCACTTACCCAACTTCTCAACATTATTAACTCTGGCATGACACCTGAAAACACCTCCAGCGACAACACTAATGGGGCCACTCCTGTTGAGCCAGCCAAAACGGAGCAACAGGGTCAGGCACCAGTTGGGCTAGGTGTAGGGTTAGCCGCCTTGGACCCCAAGAAACAGAAGCAAAACCAAAACACGAAGTAA
- the LOC122583379 gene encoding protein NRT1/ PTR FAMILY 5.4-like, which yields MYNYSITPHGLVLLVISEVTIPLKHRTLPFFLALYIINIGEGGHRPCIQTFAADQFGDHLPSEKATKRSFFNWWYLGIVLAGTTATLIVPYVQGKYGWGWGYGISGVVVAVALVVFLAGKSTYRQEAPVGSSVTKVAQVVVAAFKKQRLSHENRFQLCLIEAGESSQAMTRNLAHTNQFRFLDKAAFIDEIDMSLDKKDSWRLSTVNQVKPVKILFRLIPIWLSCLMFTVVIAQIHTLYTKQASTLNRTIWSNNHELQPASFQVITGLTILAAVPIYERLLIPTAKHLTGNPFGITMLQRIGCGIFFSILTMMISALVESKRVRIATQHGLIDRPKTTLPMSVWWLVPQYVLMGISDVFTIVGLQELFYDQVPEEMRSMGAAAYLSIVGVGNFISSALISLVQVITAKHGDEWLKGDNLNKAHLDYFYWLLACLSGLSLVFYVPLAKGFIYKKLQSDGEVMII from the exons atgtataattacaGTATTACACCtcat GGACTAGTATTGCTAGTCATATCAGAGGTAACGATCCCATTGAAACATCGCACTCTACCATTCTTTCTAGCACTTTATATAATCAACATTGGCGAAGGTGGTCATCGTCCCTGCATTCAGACCTTTGCCGCTGACCAATTTGGCGACCATCTCCCTTCTGAGAAAGCCACAAAGAGATCATTTTTCAACTGGTGGTATTTGGGTATTGTACTTGCAGGTACTACTGCCACATTGATTGTCCCGTATGTTCAAGGCAAGTATGGGTGGGGTTGGGGATATGGGATATCTGGGGTGGTCGTGGCTGTGGCACTCGTAGTGTTTTTAGCTGGGAAAAGTACATATCGCCAAGAGGCTCCAGTTGGAAGCTCAGTTACAAAGGTGGCACAAGTGGTGGTCGCAGCCTTTAAGAAACAGCGTTTGTCACATGAAAATCGTTTTCAACTGTGTCTTATTGAGGCAGGGGAAAGTAGCCAAGCTATGACTAGAAATTTGGCTCATACTAACCAGTTCAG ATTTTTGGACAAGGCAGCATTCATAGACGAAATTGACATGTCATTGGACAAAAAGGACAGCTGGAGGCTCTCCACCGTGAACCAAGTCAAACCGGTGAAGATCCTTTTCCGCCTAATTCCCATATGGTTATCTTGCTTGATGTTCACTGTGGTCATAGCCCAGATCCACACTCTATATACAAAACAAGCCAGCACCTTAAATCGTACCATCTGGTCCAATAACCACGAACTCCAACCAGCATCTTTTCAAGTCATCACAGGCCTAACCATCCTAGCTGCTGTTCCAATCTACGAACGCCTCCTCATCCCAACCGCTAAACACCTGACAGGCAACCCCTTCGGAATCACAATGCTTCAACGCATAGGATGCGGGATTTTCTTCTCCATATTGACCATGATGATATCAGCGCTAGTCGAATCCAAAAGAGTCAGAATAGCAACACAACATGGACTAATAGACCGTCCAAAAACAACTCTTCCAATGAGTGTATGGTGGCTGGTGCCACAGTACGTCCTGATGGGGATCTCGGACGTGTTCACCATTGTCGGATTGCAGGAGTTGTTTTATGATCAGGTCCCGGAGGAGATGAGGAGTATGGGAGCTGCAGCTTATTTGAGTATTGTGGGTGTAGGGAATTTTATCAGTAGTGCATTGATATCTTTGGTACAAGTGATTACTGCAAAACATGGTGATGAATGGTTGAAAGGGGATAATTTGAATAAGGCACatcttgattatttttattggcTTTTGGCATGTTTGAGTGGGTTGAGTTTGGTTTTCTATGTCCCTTTGGCTAAAGGTTTCATTTACAAGAAGCTTCAAAGTGATGGGGAAGTTATGATAATTTGA
- the LOC122583870 gene encoding uncharacterized protein LOC122583870 isoform X1, which yields MTKKNKLSNESRIRVRGQRSIQSTILIHQTPPSTRNDDQKTPENGRQNNKRPPKISLTDFLNRKLQKTTTTTDSLKSLQGKDKPFLRTGFSVGVKQSINGASADQKSQGPELNSIFDVVFEQFKRTKESEDNISVNIEDESQRSNITQLTEESNSPDLSKTRNTTGGLYRKPLAPKGLVVLGGDPTPIRTKYQKPVVRNEKPLPLYNHYASGSGWWDSDMEGIDNDEVGFNEVWEGVGSATLGGLDWH from the exons ATGACGAAGAAGAACAAGTTGAGTAATGAGTCAAGAATCAGAGTTCGTGGTCAACGATCAATTCAATCAACTATATTAATCCATCAAACACCACCATCCACCAGAAATGATGATCA GAAAACCCCGGAAAACGGAAGGCAAAACAATAAGCGTCCTCCGAAGATCTCGTTAACGGATTTCCTTAACCGGAAGCTCCAGAAAACAACTACTACTACTGATTCGTTAAAGTCACtccag GGTAAAGACAAACCATTTCTCAGAACAGGGTTCAGCGTGGGTGTTAAGCAATCTATCAATGGGGCAAGTGCTGACCAAAAATCTCAGGGACCAGAGTTGAACAGTATTTTTGATGTTGTTTTTGAACAGTTCAAGCGCACTAAAGAGAGTGAAGATAATATTTCTGTCAATATAGAAGATGAGAGTCAAAGAAGTAACATTACACAACTAACAGAAGAATCCAACAGTCCGGATTTGAGCAAAACAAGAAACACAACTGGAG GTTTGTATCGTAAACCACTTGCTCCAAAGGGTTTGGTTGTTCTTGGAGGTGATCCAACCCCAATACGAACAAAATATCAGAAACCTGTAGTCAGAAATGAGAAGCCACTTCCCCTTTATAACCACT ATGCAAGTGGCAGTGGATGGTGGGACAGCGATATGGAAGGCATAGATAATGATGAAGTAGGTTTCAATGAAGTATGGGAGGGAGTAGGCTCTGCCACATTGGGTGGACTCGATTGGCATTAA
- the LOC122583870 gene encoding uncharacterized protein LOC122583870 isoform X2, whose product MTKKNKLSNESRIRVRGQRSIQSTILIHQTPPSTRNDDQKTPENGRQNNKRPPKISLTDFLNRKLQKTTTTTDSLKSLQFKRTKESEDNISVNIEDESQRSNITQLTEESNSPDLSKTRNTTGGLYRKPLAPKGLVVLGGDPTPIRTKYQKPVVRNEKPLPLYNHYASGSGWWDSDMEGIDNDEVGFNEVWEGVGSATLGGLDWH is encoded by the exons ATGACGAAGAAGAACAAGTTGAGTAATGAGTCAAGAATCAGAGTTCGTGGTCAACGATCAATTCAATCAACTATATTAATCCATCAAACACCACCATCCACCAGAAATGATGATCA GAAAACCCCGGAAAACGGAAGGCAAAACAATAAGCGTCCTCCGAAGATCTCGTTAACGGATTTCCTTAACCGGAAGCTCCAGAAAACAACTACTACTACTGATTCGTTAAAGTCACtccag TTCAAGCGCACTAAAGAGAGTGAAGATAATATTTCTGTCAATATAGAAGATGAGAGTCAAAGAAGTAACATTACACAACTAACAGAAGAATCCAACAGTCCGGATTTGAGCAAAACAAGAAACACAACTGGAG GTTTGTATCGTAAACCACTTGCTCCAAAGGGTTTGGTTGTTCTTGGAGGTGATCCAACCCCAATACGAACAAAATATCAGAAACCTGTAGTCAGAAATGAGAAGCCACTTCCCCTTTATAACCACT ATGCAAGTGGCAGTGGATGGTGGGACAGCGATATGGAAGGCATAGATAATGATGAAGTAGGTTTCAATGAAGTATGGGAGGGAGTAGGCTCTGCCACATTGGGTGGACTCGATTGGCATTAA